One Streptomyces sp. NBC_00554 DNA segment encodes these proteins:
- a CDS encoding SIMPL domain-containing protein translates to MAPTAEEPQPALPYGTPDSPRIAVRGEARLEVDPEIARIGITVTARGTDRRDALTDLTRRNTTALDLVKSYGDAVEHVETGAFSISPELTKHGRGERIRAYHGRVHITAELTDFTALGELTTRLADLDLTRVDGPWWALRPDSPSYRQARRQAVHEAVQRAREYAEALGTTLSALVELADIGAENAAPPYPAAPGRAMRSMAYAADTAEEAAPLDLEPQRQRVYAQVNARFTMAPPQL, encoded by the coding sequence ATGGCACCCACCGCAGAGGAACCCCAACCCGCCCTCCCCTACGGCACTCCCGACTCACCCCGCATCGCCGTCCGCGGCGAAGCCCGCCTGGAGGTCGATCCCGAGATCGCCCGCATCGGCATCACCGTCACCGCACGCGGCACCGACCGCCGCGACGCCCTCACCGACCTCACCCGCCGCAACACCACCGCGCTGGACCTCGTGAAGTCGTACGGCGACGCGGTCGAGCACGTGGAGACCGGTGCCTTCTCCATCAGCCCCGAACTCACCAAGCACGGCCGCGGCGAACGCATCCGCGCCTATCACGGCCGCGTCCACATCACCGCCGAACTCACCGACTTCACGGCCCTCGGGGAGCTGACGACCCGGCTCGCGGACCTCGACCTCACCCGCGTCGACGGACCCTGGTGGGCCCTGCGCCCCGACTCGCCGTCCTACCGCCAGGCCCGCCGGCAAGCCGTCCACGAAGCCGTCCAGCGCGCCCGCGAATACGCCGAGGCCCTCGGCACCACCCTCTCCGCCCTCGTCGAACTCGCCGACATCGGCGCCGAGAACGCCGCACCGCCCTACCCCGCGGCGCCCGGCCGCGCCATGCGCTCCATGGCCTACGCCGCGGACACCGCCGAAGAGGCCGCCCCCCTGGACCTGGAACCCCAACGCCAGCGTGTCTACGCGCAAGTCAACGCCCGATTCACCATGGCGCCACCCCAGCTCTAG
- the pyk gene encoding pyruvate kinase: MRRAKIVCTLGPATDSYDQIKALVEAGMDVARFNLSHGSYADHEERYQRVRKASDESGRSVGVLADLQGPKIRLGRFTEGPVLLERGDTFTITVEEGFEGDRQTCGTTYAGLAGDVTTGERILVDDGKVCLEVTAVDGPRVHTTVIEGGMVSDNKGLNLPGVAVSVPALSDKDEADLRWALRIGCDVIALSFVRSGRDIEDVHRIMDEEGRRLPVIAKVEKPQAVENIDDIVAAFDGIMVARGDLGVEMPLEQVPIVQKRAIKLAKRNAKPVIVATQMLDSMIENSRPTRAEASDVANAVIDGTDAVMLSGETSVGKYPIETVRTMGRIVEAAEEDILEKGLPPLTERNKPRTQGGAVARAAAEMGDFLGAKFLVAFTQSGDTVRRLSRYRSPIPLLAFTPAPETRSQLNLTWGVETFLGPHVDSTDAMVDQVDELLLKYGRCEKGDIVVITAGSPPGVSGSTNLVRVHHIGEDDSPK; the protein is encoded by the coding sequence ATGCGCCGAGCAAAGATCGTCTGTACCTTGGGCCCCGCCACCGACTCGTACGACCAGATCAAGGCACTGGTCGAAGCCGGAATGGACGTAGCCCGCTTCAACCTCAGCCACGGCAGCTACGCCGACCACGAGGAGCGCTACCAGCGCGTACGCAAGGCCTCCGACGAGTCCGGCCGCAGCGTCGGCGTCCTCGCCGACCTTCAAGGCCCGAAGATCCGACTCGGCCGCTTCACCGAAGGCCCCGTACTGCTTGAACGCGGAGACACCTTCACCATCACCGTCGAAGAAGGCTTCGAGGGCGACCGCCAGACCTGCGGCACCACCTACGCGGGACTGGCGGGAGACGTCACCACCGGAGAGCGCATCCTCGTCGACGACGGCAAGGTCTGCCTCGAAGTCACCGCCGTCGACGGCCCCCGCGTCCACACCACCGTCATCGAAGGCGGCATGGTCTCGGACAACAAGGGCCTCAACCTCCCCGGCGTCGCCGTCTCCGTCCCCGCCCTCTCCGACAAGGACGAAGCGGACCTCCGCTGGGCCCTGCGTATCGGATGCGACGTCATCGCCCTGTCGTTCGTCCGCAGCGGCCGCGACATCGAGGACGTCCACCGCATCATGGACGAGGAAGGCCGCCGCCTTCCCGTGATCGCCAAGGTGGAGAAGCCGCAGGCCGTCGAGAACATCGACGACATCGTCGCCGCCTTCGACGGCATCATGGTCGCCCGCGGCGACCTCGGCGTCGAAATGCCTCTGGAACAGGTCCCGATCGTCCAGAAGCGCGCGATCAAGCTGGCCAAGCGCAACGCCAAGCCCGTCATCGTCGCCACCCAGATGCTCGACTCGATGATCGAGAACTCCCGCCCCACCCGCGCGGAGGCCTCCGACGTCGCGAACGCCGTCATCGACGGCACCGACGCCGTGATGCTCTCCGGCGAGACCAGCGTCGGGAAGTACCCCATCGAGACCGTCCGCACGATGGGCCGGATCGTCGAAGCCGCCGAAGAGGACATCCTCGAAAAGGGCCTCCCGCCCCTGACGGAACGCAACAAGCCCCGCACCCAGGGCGGCGCCGTGGCTCGTGCCGCCGCGGAGATGGGCGACTTCCTCGGCGCCAAGTTCCTGGTCGCCTTCACGCAGTCCGGGGACACCGTCCGCCGTCTCTCCCGCTACCGCTCCCCGATCCCGCTGCTCGCCTTCACGCCGGCCCCGGAGACCCGCTCCCAGCTCAACCTCACCTGGGGCGTCGAAACCTTCCTGGGCCCGCACGTCGACTCCACCGACGCGATGGTCGACCAGGTCGACGAGCTGCTCCTGAAGTACGGCCGCTGCGAGAAGGGCGACATCGTCGTCATCACGGCCGGCTCCCCGCCCGGGGTCTCGGGCTCGACGAACCTCGTGCGGGTGCATCA